In Sphingobacterium sp. PCS056, the following proteins share a genomic window:
- a CDS encoding MFS transporter, translating into MNNNKPTKYRWSVCALLFFATTINYLDRQVLSLTWKDFISPEFHWTNNDYGTITALFSIFYAVSMLFAGRFVDWMDTKKGFLWAIGIWSIGAILHAFCGIATAGQLTGNWFLNFEESKEVIGTINDVGLVISTSVTLFIFARFVLAIGEAGNFPAAIKATAEYFPKKDRALATSIFNAGATIGALVAPITIPTIAKYYGWEMSFIIIGALGFVWMGFWIFMYKKPEEHPQVNESELTYILQDSAHHTEEQKLNEKTKVSFIDCFKHKQTWAFAFGKFMTDGVWWFFLFWMPAYLSAVYDIKSSDTEGQLAIFVLYMITLFSIYGGYLPTLFVEKKGMNPYEGRMRAMLIFAFIPLIVLFAQPLGYVSYWVPVVFIGIAGAAHQSWSANIFSTVGDMFPKKAIATVTGIGGLAGGLGAFIINKISGVLFDYAKETQMKFMGFHGEAAGYFIIFSFCAVAYLIAWIVMKALVPKMKIVDL; encoded by the coding sequence ATGAACAATAATAAACCAACAAAGTATCGCTGGAGCGTTTGTGCCCTCCTATTTTTTGCCACTACTATCAATTATTTAGATCGTCAGGTGCTCTCGCTAACTTGGAAAGACTTCATCAGTCCAGAGTTTCATTGGACTAATAATGATTACGGAACAATAACAGCACTATTCTCCATTTTTTATGCGGTGAGTATGCTTTTTGCTGGTCGTTTTGTCGATTGGATGGACACAAAAAAAGGATTTCTTTGGGCAATAGGTATCTGGTCTATCGGTGCTATCCTACATGCTTTTTGTGGTATCGCAACGGCGGGGCAACTGACAGGCAATTGGTTTTTAAATTTTGAAGAGTCCAAAGAAGTAATAGGTACGATCAATGATGTGGGCTTGGTGATCAGCACGAGTGTCACCTTATTTATTTTTGCTCGTTTTGTATTGGCCATTGGCGAAGCTGGTAATTTTCCCGCAGCGATCAAGGCAACAGCAGAATATTTTCCAAAAAAAGACCGTGCATTGGCAACCAGTATTTTCAATGCAGGTGCTACCATTGGAGCATTAGTAGCCCCCATTACTATTCCTACAATAGCGAAGTACTACGGTTGGGAAATGTCCTTTATTATTATTGGTGCCTTGGGATTTGTCTGGATGGGATTTTGGATATTTATGTATAAGAAACCTGAAGAACACCCTCAGGTCAATGAAAGTGAATTAACTTATATCCTACAAGATTCGGCACATCATACAGAAGAACAAAAGCTAAATGAAAAGACAAAAGTCTCTTTTATAGATTGTTTTAAGCATAAACAAACATGGGCTTTTGCTTTTGGAAAATTTATGACTGATGGTGTTTGGTGGTTTTTCCTATTTTGGATGCCGGCTTATCTGAGTGCTGTATATGACATTAAATCGTCCGATACCGAAGGACAGTTGGCCATTTTTGTTCTATACATGATTACCCTATTCTCCATCTACGGTGGATACCTACCTACTCTTTTTGTCGAAAAGAAAGGTATGAATCCGTATGAAGGCAGAATGCGCGCGATGTTGATCTTTGCTTTTATTCCCTTGATTGTTTTATTTGCACAACCTCTAGGATATGTGTCTTACTGGGTTCCTGTAGTTTTTATCGGTATTGCGGGTGCAGCTCATCAATCTTGGTCTGCCAATATCTTCTCAACTGTTGGTGACATGTTTCCAAAGAAAGCAATTGCTACAGTAACAGGTATCGGTGGTTTAGCCGGAGGACTTGGTGCATTTATTATCAACAAAATATCTGGTGTTCTATTTGATTATGCCAAAGAAACTCAAATGAAATTTATGGGATTCCATGGCGAGGCAGCAGGCTATTTCATCATTTTTTCATTTTGTGCTGTTGCATATTTAATTGCATGGATAGTCATGAAAGCTTTGGTTCCTAAAATGAAAATCGTAGATTTATAA
- a CDS encoding NADP-dependent glyceraldehyde-3-phosphate dehydrogenase: protein MNLELESIFYEESNIPPEFTLEQQVDQREFLSDGKMIPWEGQINEVFSPICVKTKDGLQRKRIGSFPVCTEKESMAALDAAVQAFDNGRGEWPTMSVADRIICVENFTKKMIEKKDIVVKLIMWEIGKSYTDSIKEFDRTVEYIYATIDALKDIDRQSSRFEIEQGIIAQIRRSPLGVVLCMGPFNYPLNETFTTLIPALIMGNTLLFKPPKHGTLLHYPLLEAFRTSFPKGVVNTIYGRGNNIVPSLMQSGKINVLTLIGSSKVADELKKLHPKVNRLRAILGLDAKNAAIITKDADLNLAVSETVLGSLSFNGQRCTAIKIVYVHRSIAQEFLKRLTAEVEKLKFGMPWEKGVSLTPLPELNKPAYLTECIQDAIANGAKVINPNGGQVEESFVYPAIMYPVNANMKLYREEQFGPVIPVVPFDDLEEPIEYLIESSHGQQVSIFSNNAAVISSLIDPLVNQVSRVNINCQCQRGPDNFPFTGRKDSAEGTLSVVDALRAFSIRSLVAAKFTDDNKKMLNDIVSSNSSNFLSTKYIF from the coding sequence ATGAACTTAGAATTAGAAAGTATTTTCTACGAGGAGAGTAACATCCCTCCTGAATTTACGCTCGAACAACAAGTCGATCAACGCGAGTTCCTTTCTGATGGGAAAATGATTCCTTGGGAAGGACAAATCAATGAAGTTTTTTCACCTATATGTGTCAAGACCAAGGACGGTCTTCAACGAAAGCGTATCGGTAGTTTTCCAGTATGTACTGAAAAAGAATCTATGGCAGCGCTAGATGCTGCTGTCCAAGCTTTTGATAATGGTCGCGGTGAATGGCCAACAATGAGTGTGGCTGATCGCATCATCTGTGTCGAAAATTTCACCAAAAAAATGATCGAGAAAAAAGACATTGTTGTCAAATTGATCATGTGGGAAATCGGAAAATCATATACAGATTCCATCAAAGAATTTGATCGTACCGTAGAATACATCTATGCCACGATCGATGCTTTAAAAGATATTGACAGACAGTCTTCAAGATTTGAAATCGAACAAGGTATTATTGCTCAGATCAGACGCTCACCGCTCGGTGTAGTACTTTGTATGGGCCCCTTTAACTATCCTTTGAACGAGACCTTTACTACGCTTATACCGGCATTGATAATGGGCAACACCTTATTATTTAAACCACCTAAGCATGGTACATTATTGCACTACCCTTTGTTAGAGGCATTCAGAACTAGTTTTCCAAAAGGTGTAGTCAATACCATCTACGGTAGAGGAAACAATATTGTACCGAGCTTGATGCAGTCTGGAAAAATTAACGTATTAACATTAATTGGTTCTAGTAAAGTCGCAGATGAATTAAAAAAACTGCACCCTAAAGTAAATCGCCTACGTGCCATTTTAGGATTGGATGCCAAAAATGCAGCGATTATCACAAAAGATGCTGATCTTAACTTAGCTGTATCGGAAACGGTATTGGGGTCACTTTCTTTCAATGGTCAACGCTGTACAGCCATAAAAATAGTGTACGTACACCGTAGTATTGCACAAGAATTCTTAAAACGCTTAACAGCAGAAGTGGAGAAATTGAAGTTTGGTATGCCTTGGGAAAAAGGGGTGTCGCTAACACCATTACCTGAATTAAACAAACCGGCATACTTAACCGAATGTATCCAAGATGCCATTGCCAATGGAGCGAAGGTCATCAATCCAAATGGTGGACAAGTAGAAGAATCATTTGTGTATCCGGCGATCATGTATCCGGTAAATGCCAATATGAAGCTTTATAGAGAAGAGCAGTTTGGTCCAGTGATTCCTGTTGTACCTTTTGATGACTTAGAAGAACCGATTGAATATTTAATTGAATCTTCGCATGGTCAGCAAGTTAGTATTTTCAGTAATAATGCTGCTGTGATCTCTTCTTTAATTGATCCATTGGTCAATCAGGTAAGCCGTGTAAATATTAATTGTCAATGCCAGAGAGGTCCTGATAATTTTCCATTTACTGGTCGTAAAGACAGTGCCGAAGGTACGTTATCGGTCGTGGATGCATTGCGTGCATTCTCTATCCGTTCTCTCGTTGCGGCCAAATTTACAGATGACAATAAAAAGATGCTTAATGATATTGTGAGCTCCAACAGTTCCAATTTCTTAAGTACCAAATACATTTTCTAA
- a CDS encoding rhamnogalacturonan acetylesterase: protein MNKIFLLLILTALASSFSLDKTRVYIIGDSTAADKKANVFPETGWGTPFKQFFNADVEVINLAINGRSTKSFRKPNDSVGHISWSEVLNDLRAGDYVLIQFGHNDEKVDRPTVGTSLQEYEQNLMQYVAEVRAKEAYPILLTSIVRRKFEDGQLVDTHGQYPDRVRSVARTLGVPMIDMEKKTRTLLMEYGEESSKNLFLHVPPPHPNYPNGKIDDTHLNERGALVIAQLVVQGIKEQSITLAQKIK from the coding sequence ATGAACAAGATATTTTTGTTATTGATTTTAACAGCGCTCGCATCTTCGTTTTCTCTTGATAAAACGAGGGTGTATATCATAGGTGATTCAACCGCCGCGGATAAAAAAGCAAATGTCTTTCCTGAAACAGGATGGGGAACACCTTTTAAGCAGTTTTTTAACGCAGATGTAGAAGTCATTAATTTAGCCATTAACGGTAGGAGCACAAAATCATTCCGTAAGCCCAATGATTCAGTAGGACATATTAGCTGGTCGGAGGTGCTGAATGATTTGCGAGCAGGAGATTATGTTTTGATCCAATTTGGTCATAATGATGAAAAAGTGGACCGGCCCACAGTGGGTACAAGTTTGCAGGAATATGAACAGAATCTGATGCAATATGTGGCCGAAGTACGAGCAAAGGAAGCGTATCCCATTTTATTGACTTCTATAGTAAGAAGGAAATTTGAGGATGGTCAGTTGGTCGATACGCATGGGCAATATCCAGATCGGGTAAGGAGTGTTGCGCGTACATTAGGAGTTCCTATGATTGATATGGAAAAAAAAACGCGTACATTATTGATGGAGTATGGAGAAGAGTCTTCTAAAAACTTGTTTTTACATGTACCTCCTCCTCATCCCAATTATCCTAACGGAAAGATTGATGATACACACCTGAATGAGCGCGGAGCGCTTGTAATTGCCCAATTGGTCGTACAAGGGATCAAAGAGCAGTCGATAACATTAGCGCAAAAGATAAAATAA
- a CDS encoding DUF5123 domain-containing protein, giving the protein MIKFNNFIYPFILIISLGTSGCKDDRFAEITTLDVDRVFSPTSLETRVVNQTGVRLTWKAVSKATSYTVEVYASKDESFSGEPERVVSDILFDQVPYTITGLSGDTDYAVRVKAVGVDIKDSKWSSATFKTSTEQIFKAVDVSKIEANAAFLEWTAGEKATTIVLSPGNIIHQVTADEIAKGQATVSGLIGETNYVATLMNESKVRGTLSFTTAIDLGGAILITTAAELESAIKNAVGGETFALKSGEYLLSTDLLISKVISIKGIESVNKPVLINAGFIVSDGAALSIKDLILDGKKEVASTFIYKQFDNGTYGDLHVQDVVIRNYKNSLLNVADKSLINAVQFEQGIFHNIEGTGGDFIDIRKGLVKGLTFVNNTVYNCVAARDLFRMDADGSTNFPSENVILKVSNNTFYNVVNLNTKRLFYVRATKNEISFTKNIVANTDGLLANQAATTLKTVANNNYFNAVNFTATSSASIKIDPSGTTLNPGFKDVSKGDFTISNSTLKENGIGDMRWIK; this is encoded by the coding sequence ATGATCAAGTTTAACAACTTCATATATCCTTTTATCCTTATTATTTCATTGGGAACGAGTGGCTGCAAGGATGACCGGTTTGCCGAAATAACCACCTTAGATGTAGACCGTGTATTTTCCCCAACATCATTAGAAACACGTGTTGTCAACCAGACAGGAGTGAGACTGACTTGGAAAGCGGTATCAAAAGCAACCTCCTATACCGTAGAAGTGTATGCTTCCAAAGATGAAAGTTTTTCTGGAGAGCCAGAACGTGTGGTTTCTGATATCCTTTTTGATCAGGTACCCTATACCATTACAGGACTTTCTGGGGATACCGATTATGCTGTACGTGTGAAGGCAGTAGGAGTAGATATCAAGGATTCAAAGTGGAGTTCGGCTACGTTTAAAACGAGCACTGAACAAATCTTTAAGGCTGTCGATGTATCCAAAATTGAAGCAAATGCAGCCTTTTTGGAATGGACTGCAGGAGAGAAGGCTACAACGATAGTACTTTCACCAGGAAATATAATTCATCAAGTGACAGCTGACGAAATCGCTAAAGGACAGGCAACAGTAAGTGGCCTAATTGGTGAAACCAATTATGTTGCCACTTTGATGAATGAATCAAAAGTACGTGGGACATTAAGCTTTACAACGGCAATTGATTTGGGGGGTGCGATTTTAATTACGACCGCCGCTGAATTGGAATCAGCAATTAAAAATGCCGTTGGTGGTGAAACATTTGCCTTAAAATCTGGAGAATATCTGTTGAGTACAGACCTGCTCATTAGTAAAGTAATCAGTATCAAAGGAATTGAATCGGTCAATAAGCCCGTTTTGATTAATGCCGGATTTATAGTGAGCGATGGGGCAGCACTTTCCATAAAAGATCTGATTCTGGACGGTAAAAAAGAAGTGGCTTCTACATTTATTTACAAACAGTTTGACAATGGAACATATGGAGATCTTCATGTACAAGATGTTGTGATCCGAAATTATAAAAATAGCTTACTGAATGTTGCTGACAAATCACTGATTAATGCGGTGCAATTTGAACAGGGCATTTTCCACAATATCGAAGGGACTGGCGGTGATTTTATTGATATCAGAAAAGGTTTGGTCAAAGGTTTGACATTCGTTAACAATACCGTTTACAACTGTGTTGCTGCAAGAGATTTGTTTCGTATGGATGCAGATGGCTCTACCAATTTTCCAAGTGAAAATGTTATCCTGAAAGTTTCAAACAATACATTTTATAATGTGGTTAATTTGAATACGAAAAGGTTATTCTATGTGCGAGCAACAAAAAATGAAATTTCATTTACGAAGAATATCGTTGCAAATACGGACGGCTTGCTGGCGAATCAAGCAGCCACGACATTAAAAACAGTAGCGAACAATAATTATTTTAATGCCGTAAATTTTACAGCAACATCATCTGCCAGTATAAAGATTGACCCATCGGGAACAACCCTGAACCCAGGATTTAAAGATGTTTCAAAGGGAGACTTTACAATTTCGAATAGCACGCTAAAAGAGAATGGTATTGGTGATATGAGATGGATTAAATAG
- a CDS encoding RagB/SusD family nutrient uptake outer membrane protein, with the protein MKRIYSKISILLVAASLSASCSKVLDAPTKSSLDESIIFSTPSLASGAIAGIIQSFGETNSYRGRYLVFYGVNTDTEVNNALRTIADDKSRLSNYNTNVNNGQMNTDNNAWAKFYEGIERANMAIRGLRTYGNVANNPELAQILGEVLTLRAVLYNDLLKGWGDVPARFEPLTSETTYIEKSDRDVIYKQLLQDLEEAATLLPWANATSTTSSVERVNKAFAKGLRARLALAAGGFSQRSDGTIRRSNDPDLAVAKTYAIAKQECLDIINSGTQRLLGFEEVFKTLCRESGAAGLESMWEIPFSEGRGRVIFDLGVKHTTVDKYTGQNKGGTNGPNPTMYYDYEEGDLRRDVSCVPYEWTGGKQVPTSLNKWYFGKYRYEWMSRVVTSTNDDGLNWMYMRYADVLLMAAEAINELDGPQAAAPYFKQVRARAFANNTAKVDQYMNQITQSKTLFFNAIVDERALEFVGEMLRKSDLIRWNLLSEKLNASKIKLQQLEARTGKYEGLLSKIYFRTAADQETVEIYGLKKGDTDAVGSTYESSKAWTLNAASDAVKYWDGLFLRDPDQQQFWPIWQVFLDGSNGKLNNNGFNFQ; encoded by the coding sequence ATGAAAAGAATATATAGTAAAATTTCAATCTTACTTGTTGCTGCGAGTTTATCCGCTTCTTGTAGTAAGGTGTTGGATGCCCCTACCAAATCTTCATTAGATGAATCGATTATTTTTTCTACTCCAAGTTTAGCCTCTGGTGCTATAGCTGGGATTATACAGTCTTTTGGTGAGACAAACTCCTATAGGGGTCGGTATCTGGTGTTCTATGGTGTCAATACAGATACAGAAGTAAACAATGCGTTAAGAACAATTGCTGATGATAAATCGCGACTATCCAATTATAATACCAATGTGAATAATGGGCAGATGAATACGGATAATAACGCTTGGGCAAAATTTTATGAGGGGATAGAGCGTGCAAATATGGCGATTCGTGGTCTACGTACGTATGGAAATGTCGCGAATAATCCTGAATTGGCTCAAATCTTAGGAGAGGTATTGACATTGCGTGCAGTACTGTACAACGATTTATTAAAAGGATGGGGAGATGTCCCTGCTCGCTTCGAACCTTTAACAAGTGAAACCACCTATATCGAGAAAAGTGATCGCGATGTGATTTACAAACAGTTGTTACAAGATCTCGAAGAGGCCGCTACTTTATTGCCTTGGGCAAATGCAACCTCTACGACTTCTTCTGTGGAACGCGTAAATAAAGCTTTTGCAAAAGGGCTTCGTGCTCGTCTAGCTTTGGCAGCTGGCGGATTTTCTCAACGTTCTGATGGAACGATTAGAAGAAGCAATGATCCAGATTTAGCTGTAGCGAAAACCTATGCAATTGCTAAACAAGAGTGTCTGGATATTATCAATAGTGGTACACAACGGTTGCTGGGTTTTGAGGAGGTATTCAAAACATTATGCCGCGAGTCTGGAGCTGCCGGGCTGGAGTCGATGTGGGAGATTCCATTTAGCGAGGGTAGAGGTCGTGTGATCTTTGATCTGGGAGTCAAACATACGACAGTGGATAAGTACACCGGACAAAACAAAGGTGGTACTAATGGACCTAATCCAACGATGTATTATGATTATGAGGAGGGTGATTTGCGCAGAGATGTTTCTTGTGTTCCGTATGAATGGACCGGGGGCAAGCAAGTACCGACCAGTCTAAACAAATGGTACTTTGGTAAATATCGCTATGAATGGATGAGTCGCGTGGTGACTTCTACCAATGATGACGGTTTGAACTGGATGTATATGCGCTACGCCGATGTTTTATTGATGGCGGCTGAGGCGATTAATGAATTGGACGGTCCACAAGCAGCAGCTCCATATTTTAAACAAGTAAGGGCTCGTGCTTTTGCCAATAACACCGCAAAAGTGGATCAGTACATGAACCAAATTACACAAAGCAAAACCTTATTTTTTAATGCTATAGTCGACGAACGAGCCTTGGAGTTTGTGGGTGAAATGCTGCGTAAATCGGATCTTATTCGGTGGAATTTATTGAGTGAGAAGCTGAATGCATCCAAAATTAAATTACAGCAGTTGGAAGCGCGAACTGGAAAATATGAAGGCTTATTGTCCAAAATTTATTTTAGAACCGCAGCGGATCAAGAGACAGTAGAAATCTATGGGCTAAAAAAAGGAGATACAGATGCAGTCGGAAGCACATATGAATCCAGCAAAGCCTGGACATTGAATGCAGCCTCTGATGCTGTGAAGTATTGGGATGGTTTGTTTTTAAGAGATCCAGATCAACAGCAGTTTTGGCCCATTTGGCAAGTGTTTCTGGACGGAAGTAATGGCAAGCTGAATAATAATGGGTTTAATTTTCAGTAA
- a CDS encoding SusC/RagA family TonB-linked outer membrane protein, whose amino-acid sequence MSRVLFSTLLCTAFFANDAFAQSRQVSGIVKDAKDASPLIGVSVSVKGSVNGAITDKSGKFILSVPTKDTELVLTYVGYKSITVVVPTGSSIINLDMESLSNALEEVSVNIGYGSVKRKDLTGAISSISADVIQKAPVASALEAIAGRMAGIQISSTEGSPDAEMKVRIRGGGSITGDNAPLYIVDGFPVASIADIAPSDIETIDVLKDASSAAIYGSRGANGVILVTTKGAKSGKTAVSYAAYGGFRNIANTLDVLTPADYVKWQYENALLNNDLGGYTKYFGNYQDIDLYDQVKANDWQDLVFGRTGNVFNQNISLSGGSDNTKYTLSHTFIKDKAIMEMSGYQRQNLNFKLNHKPHKRVTVDLGMRFSDTKIEGGGTNEQKEISSADSRLKYAMLYPPFAIQGLTNTDETDDEFNLYNPLEALSDNDQLQKRRTYNLNGSVAWELVDNLKIKSEIGYDDFRNADDRFYGKTTYYVANIPAAENQGLPAIVFTKLNKQSLRNTNTLTYDFKDMMGTHHNLNLLLGQEYIKSISESHTTTVHGFPKTFGFDDARKLSAQGDANAIENYLFPDDKLLSFFGRSNYDFKGKYLLSATFRADGSSKFSKNNRWGYFPSASGAWRISAEPFMDNTKRWLDDFKLRASYGTAGNNNIPSGQMTQTFDVKPTTWVNGFESYWAASKIMANSDLKWETTVTRNLGLDYSLFGGAVTGTIDAYLNHTKDLLILFPIPGTGYDGQYRNMGETQNKGLELSMAWKAIQKKNIDLNLSANISFNRNKVNSLGLMESFYAESQWASSEIGPEYIVQQGLSVGKMYGYLNDGRYEVSDFSGYDATTKKWILKDGVADATAVVGALRPGMIKLKNIAGEGNRVDATDRTIIGDANPSHTGGFSIYSRIYNFDISALFNWSYGNDIYNANKIEYTSTSKYSSRNMISTMAEGQRWTNLLPDGTLSNDPNQLEEMNRNTTMWSPHMKSFVFSDWAVEDGSFLRFSTLSVGYTLPNQWLKKASVKNLRLYVTGYNLFTWTNYSGFDPEVSTRRKTNLTPGVDYSAYPKSRLFVAGINLNF is encoded by the coding sequence ATGAGTAGAGTGTTGTTTTCTACCCTTTTGTGTACAGCCTTTTTTGCAAATGATGCATTTGCACAAAGTAGACAAGTATCCGGTATCGTTAAAGACGCGAAAGATGCAAGTCCTTTGATTGGCGTTAGCGTTAGTGTAAAAGGGTCAGTGAATGGAGCCATTACAGATAAATCTGGAAAATTCATCCTGTCAGTTCCTACCAAAGATACAGAGCTTGTGCTGACCTATGTAGGATACAAGAGCATTACGGTCGTCGTCCCTACAGGAAGCTCCATCATCAATTTGGATATGGAGAGCCTTTCCAATGCATTGGAAGAAGTGTCCGTGAATATTGGATATGGTTCTGTTAAAAGGAAAGACTTGACGGGGGCCATATCGTCAATATCCGCTGATGTAATTCAAAAAGCTCCTGTTGCCTCCGCATTAGAAGCTATTGCTGGAAGGATGGCTGGGATCCAGATATCATCTACAGAAGGCTCTCCTGATGCGGAGATGAAGGTGCGGATTCGTGGGGGAGGATCCATAACAGGAGACAATGCTCCGCTTTACATTGTCGATGGATTTCCGGTCGCTTCTATTGCTGATATTGCTCCTTCAGATATTGAAACAATCGATGTTTTAAAAGATGCTTCTTCTGCGGCAATCTATGGTTCCAGAGGAGCGAATGGCGTGATCCTAGTCACCACCAAAGGAGCCAAGTCCGGTAAAACAGCCGTCAGCTATGCTGCGTACGGTGGTTTTAGAAATATAGCTAATACACTGGATGTACTTACTCCTGCCGATTATGTCAAATGGCAATATGAAAATGCACTACTGAATAACGACCTAGGAGGGTACACCAAGTACTTTGGCAATTACCAAGATATTGATCTGTATGATCAAGTCAAAGCAAATGATTGGCAGGATCTGGTATTTGGTAGAACGGGGAATGTTTTCAATCAAAATATCAGTCTAAGTGGAGGCAGTGATAATACCAAATATACACTGAGTCACACTTTTATCAAGGATAAAGCCATCATGGAGATGTCCGGTTATCAACGCCAAAATCTAAATTTTAAATTAAACCATAAACCGCATAAAAGAGTTACTGTTGATTTGGGCATGCGCTTTTCAGATACCAAGATTGAAGGCGGAGGGACTAATGAACAGAAAGAAATATCTTCAGCAGATTCACGCTTGAAATATGCGATGCTCTATCCTCCTTTTGCCATTCAGGGGCTAACCAATACGGATGAGACTGATGATGAATTTAACCTATATAACCCATTGGAAGCCCTTTCCGATAATGATCAATTACAAAAGAGGAGGACCTATAACCTCAATGGAAGTGTTGCTTGGGAATTGGTTGATAACTTGAAAATAAAATCAGAAATTGGTTATGATGATTTTCGGAATGCCGACGATCGCTTCTATGGAAAAACAACTTATTATGTCGCCAATATTCCCGCTGCGGAAAATCAAGGTTTGCCCGCGATCGTTTTTACTAAATTAAATAAACAATCGCTTCGAAATACCAATACATTGACCTATGATTTTAAAGATATGATGGGTACCCATCATAATTTAAATCTTTTGTTAGGACAGGAGTATATCAAAAGTATATCGGAGTCACATACGACAACGGTACATGGTTTCCCCAAGACATTCGGTTTTGACGATGCTCGAAAACTATCCGCACAAGGTGATGCAAATGCCATTGAAAACTACCTATTCCCTGATGATAAGCTCCTGTCATTTTTCGGTCGATCAAATTATGATTTTAAGGGTAAATATCTGTTAAGTGCCACATTTAGAGCGGATGGTTCATCCAAATTTTCTAAAAACAATAGATGGGGGTATTTTCCATCAGCCTCTGGAGCTTGGCGCATTTCAGCAGAGCCTTTTATGGATAATACCAAGCGCTGGTTAGACGATTTTAAGCTAAGAGCCAGTTACGGAACCGCAGGAAACAATAACATACCATCTGGTCAGATGACACAAACATTTGATGTAAAGCCGACCACTTGGGTCAATGGATTTGAAAGCTATTGGGCTGCATCAAAGATCATGGCCAATTCGGACTTAAAATGGGAAACCACAGTAACGCGCAATCTGGGCCTCGACTACTCCTTATTTGGTGGAGCGGTCACCGGTACCATAGATGCCTATTTAAATCATACGAAAGATCTACTCATCCTCTTTCCAATTCCAGGTACAGGCTATGATGGACAATATCGCAATATGGGAGAAACCCAAAATAAAGGGTTGGAATTGTCCATGGCATGGAAAGCCATACAGAAAAAGAATATAGATTTAAATCTCTCTGCAAATATCAGTTTCAATAGAAACAAAGTTAATTCTTTAGGTCTGATGGAGAGCTTCTATGCCGAAAGTCAATGGGCATCTAGTGAGATCGGTCCCGAGTATATCGTTCAGCAAGGGCTATCGGTGGGTAAGATGTATGGTTACTTAAATGATGGTCGCTACGAAGTATCAGATTTTTCGGGATACGATGCAACCACAAAGAAATGGATATTAAAAGATGGTGTTGCAGACGCAACGGCGGTGGTAGGAGCACTGAGACCAGGTATGATAAAATTGAAAAATATTGCAGGAGAAGGAAATCGTGTTGATGCGACAGATCGAACGATTATAGGAGATGCCAATCCAAGTCATACAGGAGGTTTTTCGATCTATAGTCGTATATATAACTTTGATATCTCAGCCTTATTCAACTGGAGTTACGGCAATGATATTTACAATGCCAATAAGATCGAATACACCTCAACAAGTAAATATTCGTCACGTAATATGATCTCGACCATGGCTGAGGGACAGCGTTGGACCAATTTATTGCCAGATGGAACTCTATCAAACGATCCCAATCAATTGGAAGAGATGAACCGTAATACTACAATGTGGTCTCCACATATGAAAAGTTTTGTATTCAGTGATTGGGCAGTTGAAGATGGTTCCTTCTTGCGCTTTAGTACGCTATCAGTAGGCTATACATTGCCTAATCAGTGGTTGAAAAAAGCGAGCGTCAAAAATTTACGTCTCTATGTAACGGGATATAATCTATTTACGTGGACCAATTATAGCGGTTTTGATCCCGAAGTGTCTACGCGTAGAAAAACAAACCTTACCCCTGGAGTTGATTATTCAGCTTACCCTAAGAGTCGGCTATTTGTTGCTGGTATTAATTTAAATTTTTAA